In Capra hircus breed San Clemente chromosome 5, ASM170441v1, whole genome shotgun sequence, the DNA window CTATCTCACCACTTGGCACCcccttttcttttgccttcaaactttcccagcatcagagtcttccagtgaGTTATCTCTTTTCATCAAgcgtccaaagtattggagcttcagcttcagcaacagtatCCACTGGTATCTATTCAAAGTAGTTTCTGAGTTTTCCTATTTTAACAGTACTTATACTTTCCTTTAAACACCCTCACCTCTCTATAATTTGGGAGAGAAGATCTGTGCACAGAATAAGATATGTGTTAGTCCTCTGTCACCCTTAAGAAACATGATATGCCTGTTCCTATAAAAATGCTCAGCTCCTGAATTTGTCATCCAGACATAACATCCTGTCAGTTTAGAGTCTTTGTCCTTTACTCTGTGAGAAACATACTGGTGCTTTATGCAGTAGAACTTGTAGGAAAGGAAGTCAAATATGATTTTTTCATCAGTTTCTCATTTGAGAGATAGAAATTACCCTTAATGGTAATTCAAGACATAGTAGCTCAAAGAGCTTTGACTACTTGTTAGAAGTCACTCTActacttaaatatatttaagaagtaAAAGAGCAAAGTGAAAATTATTCTGATAAAGCTAGCCTGAACATCACCATCTGTGTTGCTTGTTGCTATGGAAGCATTAGGGCACACAAATTAGGATGTAAATCATAAAGATGGGATGTTCCAGTGAGAAGTATGTTAGCTATATGCTATAAAAAGTTGAGTAACGGAGAATTCTCTGATTTGTGTGAAAGAAATTTTTGAAGAAGCATGCAGGAACTTCTATGTACTGGATTGGATTAAGCAGAAAACTAGGAGAGTCTTGGAAATGGACAAATGGCACTACATTCAATGCTGGGTGAGTTTCAAATTTACTAGGAAAGGTTCTATTCTGATGTTGTATACAAACTTTAAATCAGTTTGAGTTGCATTATTATAAATAAGTCTCCCTGTTTTCTATGTGTAATTGTCTTTCTCAGTTTCTACCCTGTGACATGTGTCGTCTCAGATTGAAACATACCCGAGAACAACCCACCTTCCTTCTATTTTGTTATACGGCATGCAGTGaaattttccacttttatttttattccttatttaattgtatttttattgcCAAGCTCTTGCTAATAAACCCTCCTGTTGCTAACTCAAATTCAACTATTCTGCAAATTCAAAGTCAAAGCACATGtattgtacttttaaaatttttgtaagatctcttttttttctttaaagtgttaGAGACCATATGGAAATAATCATATTTCCAAGTTAAAAGTCTTTAATTCTCCAAGAtttctgggaggaatatcaacgacctcagatatgtggatgatatcactttaatggaagaaagcaaagaagaactaaagaacctcttgttgagggtgaagaaggagttaaaaagctggcttaaaactcagtatttaaaaaaaaactaagaacatagcatctggtcccatcacttcatggcaaatagaaggggaaaatgtgggaggagtgacagatttcctcctcttgggctctaaaatcacagtggatggtgactgcagccatggaattagaagatgattgcctcttggcaggaaaactatgacaaatctagacagtatgttaaaaagagaagacatcactttgctgacaaagatctgtatagtaaAGGCTATGCtctttccagtagacatgtatggatgtgagaactggaccataaagaaggcagagcacagaagaattgatgctttcaaatcaattggtggtgctggagaaaacttttgagagtcccctggacaacaaggagatcaaaccagtcagtcttaaaagaaatcaaccatcaatactcattggaaagactgatgctagagctgaagctccagtagtttgaccacctgatatgaacagccAATTCATTGTAAAAAGTTTTTATCAATTTGTTCAGTTGATgatcaatctttttctttttatgcaaTGAGTATAATCTTTCTTGTCTTTCCATATTTCTAAATTGGTTTCCATTTTTCTATCTAGCAATTAATTATATTAAGGCAGGAAGACATGGATACAAAGTCAGGAAACAACATTTCCTCAAGAAatagttatataaataaataatattgcttttgttgttgttgttcagttgccaagtcatatctgactcttcttgactccatggactacagcatgacaggcttccctgtccctcaccatctcctggagtttgcccaagttcatgtccattaaatcagtgatgcaaattgataaaaaattattataattagtTTCCTTGGTTTCCATATCAGTATATTTCAAAAGTGCCAAATGCATATAAATCTTGTTTCTTACTTTCAAAACTGCACATTGGCTAAAAAATATACCAggtaatatgctgctgctgctgttgctaagtcacgtcagtcgtgtccaactctgtatgaccccatagatggcagcccaccaggctcccccatccctgagactctccaggcaagaacactggagtgggttgccatttccttctccaaggtaataTGCTAGggaactgcttttaaaaaattccatataTCACTCGATTTAgaaacactttctctttctcaaaaGAAATAGATATAGTTAGATAAGTTGAGATAGATATAAGCTCTTATTTATATCCATTATTTCTCTTTGTCTACTTGTATCTCTGTATTTCTACCTATTGCCCTAAATAAGTTGACAGATTAtgctaataataatagtaatattaaatacctacattgctttaaaaaaacagatattGGGGAGGTAGAGTATTGTGATAGGTGAGTAAAGCTCAGTGTTGTGTATAAAATGTGTCAAATTGctctattcttaattttatttttgattacaGCTGAAAGTGGTCCCAAactgattttgtttcttttcaggtTTGAAATCAGTGGGAATGGacactttgcttttttgaattctGATGGAGTCCACAGTTCCAGGGGATTTGTTGATATCAAGTGGATTTGCAGCAAACCAATATCTAAAACAGAGAATAAATTAGGAAATCAACAAagaattttgcaattttttttaatcgaagtatagttgatttacaaatgttAGTTTCTGGCATACAGTAGAATTTTGCAAGAATTGAAGGAACTaaaaattgttgaatgaatgaatgattatatATAGAATCTTATTAATTCAAGGCACATAATTGCCCATCATGAGCACAAGTCAGGAAACCTGTTAAATATGACCAAACAAAGTTACAGTATACAATTAGATGACATTTACTGCATTAGTAGTTATGATAATCAAATTTAAAGGGATTTATATTGATAGGTCAGCCAAGACCTACTGCTTAAACGTTAGAGACATATATGTACTTAATATGTGTAAATATTACAAACCACTAAGCATAGCAACTTTGGTTTAAAGAAATGTTACAAGAGAATCACCTATGAACAAACATGTACTTAAATAATATCTTACAAATAAGGGAAAGGAAGGACCCTAACTCTATAAGTAATAAACACAGATACATTATCAGAGTTCTATATTAAAATTACAAAGCTTAGATTATAGAATATAAActagaaaaataacattaaaagtaAATAGAGAATAGATTATCgaaaaatatttcccttttcCAAGTAAGAACAAGGAATAGGATGGACTTATGATGCAACCCTGGATGTGTCATAAAATTCAATCTCTGTAGGGTGTGGGGAAAATTATATCAAGCCCTTCTTTGTTACATTAGTTTGAGTTAACTTCCTGCCTAGGTAACTGCAACCTCTCAGTACAAGAAGGGATGAGAGTGTAGGAGAATACATAGACACTTAGGATGGAGaagctggagaaaaagaaagtatcTAGGTTACAGGATAAacatacagaaacacacagaCTAATCTTTCTTCCATATCTTTAATGGAGGCTCATTCCTAACTTAGTTGCAGATGAAACTTTCTGATAAAAGAAAAGGAGATTCTTGTGAGTCCCAACCATAAATGTTGTTCCTGGTACTATATGTGAATGCAAATACTTGGAAGATATCAGCATGTAAGCAAGCACAGGCATATTTTATCTAGTCATCATTTGTCAccaagaaaagttaaaaatatgaaatttagcCAAAGTTACATTTTGGCTCGGATTAAgttcaaattttgctttattcacaatgtgttttatttttgctgttggtTCATgattacaaattaattttaactgCTTAATGATTTAAAGTAATTCACTCCGTGTTTTCCTTTAAGTCATACCTATCAGGGTGAATCaattcctgatggctcagcatgAGCTACAGAGAACTTCTTGATGATATTATGTCATACCTCCTCACCTACTTAGGAGACACAAACTgttgaatttattttgaaatatgagtGCATTTTGGATAGATGAGAGAAAAATAAGGTACTTTGTATAAAATTTCAGTTAGAAAACTAAGAGAGTGAGACAATTCTCAATATAACAATGTTTAAATGCAAATTTGATTAAAGGGAAATGAATTGTAGAATCACATTAAATACAAGATGGTATATTACTTCAAAAAGATATTCATAATTACAATGGCTGAGTACTTTATTATCAGTTGaaagtttgatttctttttgataaaAACTGAAAGTAATTAAGGACAAAGCCcaccatgaaggaaaaaaatgttgtaTAACCACATCTATGCACTGGTCTGTTATTTCATCAAGTGCACAGGAAGAGTTAAAACCCAAGGAATAGAGAATAAGCAGGATTAGAAgattaaatttcatattttttagacACTGCAGCAACAGGGATAAATAAGAATGTCAAAGACTGAAGTCAGAAATCAACATTCTTCCCCAACCaaaacatgttttgttttgtgttaggAAATCATCAAACtatttaaaagtagagaaaataataCAGTAAGTCGCATATACTCATTATTCAGTTTTAAGTTATTAACTTATTGTCAATCTTgtaaccagtcaatcttaaagggaatcaacccagaatactcattggaagaaccaatgctgaagctgaagctccaatactttggtcacctgatgtgaacagctgactcattgaaaaagaccctgattctaggaaagattgaaggcaaaagaagagtgtgtcagaggatgtgatggctggatggcatcaccgatgcaatggacacgaacttggggaaactccaggagatggtgaggaacagggaggcctggcatgctgccgtccgtggggtcaagaagagtcagacacgactgggtgactgaacaacaacaacaacaatcttgtatcatttattatttaaGCAAATTCTAGACATAATATCATGTGAATGTTTCCCTGTCTATACAACATAACCACAATACAATTACCACATCTAAAAGTAATTAATACTAATCTCTAATAGCATTATAAAAAAATCAATAGGGaattacattttctaatttaaaaataagttactcCATTTTCTAATTTTGGAGTGTTGTATCTGTATAGAATacatgaaaattttttatttgtattaaaaaataagtttgtaTTCCAAAAAAAGATAGGCACTGTTAACATCCATATATTTCTCTTCCAATTATTTAAATGCACAGATTTGCTTTCGTTGTTCAGACAGCATCTCTCTGGCAAATGCCATTAAATTTGGAGTCACAGTCTTCAGAATACACCTGATTTCTTGTTATGACAGCACAGCTCATGTTATCAATGGGTCCAATCACCGAGAAACTAGAAGACACAAGGCAGACTTTAGAGCATTTATCTTAAAATAATGGTTATACTTCTTAAAGTTTCCCCCAGCCAAGTTTtgcaggtaatttttttttccagcagtcaaaaTGTTGCAGAGATATTAGAATAAACTCTTCTTTTGTTGCCAGGGACAACAAAAGATTTAGAATAACAACAACACATTTGTTATAACAAATCTGTTATATTgttataacaacaataacaacaacaaaagattttAGAATAGACTCTTCTTTTGTTGCCAAACTCTTCTTTTGTTGCCAGTGGGGCACTCTTGATTTGCTTATCCCCCATGCCCTCCCTTCTGGGATGGCTCTTACCTGAGTATCAATACTGTTGGAGTGCTAGTCTGAAGACTAGGAGCATTCTTGGCTGTTCCTGCCCTCTTAACCCTCAAATCACATGCATCAGCAAGTCCTGGGCATTCCATCTCAAGATTAGTCCTGACAGCCATTTACTTCTCTCCCAAGCTACCATTGCCTCTCTTTCTCCCTGGTCATAGCCTTGTGATTGAAAATCCATTTCCGTGTCACTTTCCATCTACTCATTTTTCACATAGAAGCATAAATAATGCCCTTTCGAGACAGCTAAATGCTAAAATGAAAGTTTTTGATAAAGGTTATGTGGTGACAGATATTCTACATACCAGTGGGAGTTTCAGGAGTTTCAAAGTTGGAAACTAGGGATAGTTTCAAGTTAAAACTGTTTAAATAACTGCTAATTCTTCAGTGGTATGACAGGGTTAGGAATGAGTGTGAATAGAATAATTTTTGAGAGAGCTATTTCCTTAACTATTTTTTCTAGTCATTGATTGTGtttgttagttactcagtcatgtccaactctttgcaaccccatggactgtagcccaccaggctcctctgtccatgggattctccaggcaagaatcctggagtggattgctattcccttctccagaggatcttcctgactcagggattgatctGGTacctcctgcaactcctgcactggcgagcggattctttaccactgagacatctgAGAAGCCTCATCTGCATatcatttttccttaaatatttaaatgaaacctTTTAAAATGAGATATGTTACTCGGTTATCTACTCTCCTTCTACAATACATTTCTCTTTTGGCTACaggattaaaagagagagagagagatgctgcCGTAACAATATTCTGCTttctaaataaaagaataaaaaaagagcctagttatttttaactaaattttGTCAAGTTTGCAATCAAAGCATGTCCAAAGAATGAATACTACTTCATACTTTAATGTTTGTGAAAGACAAGACTGAGTGGAGAATAGCAATATctaggaaggcaatggcaccccactctagtactcttgcctggaaaatcccatggatggaggagcctggtgggctttcgtctatggggtcgcacagaatcggacacgactgaagcgacttagcagcagcagcagcagcagcaggactgaaTAAACAGATTGAAATGAACTGACATGTCATGGTCTTTGTCCCAAACTTGACAAATCTCAGGTGCTCTAGCAGGTTAGAATGTTAAGAAAATCAAAGCGCAGAGAACATGCAAACATCTGTGACACCTAAGAATCTTAAAGCCTTCTTACATGTATTACGTTATAGTGTTCACACAAGAATATTGTGAGAaaagcttcattttcttttcatacatacaaaaaatattttttttcctacatgcaaaaaaaaattatttcagtgagATTGAAATAATTTTCTAAGGGCAAAATTGCAAATTCTCACTTTCTGATTTCAGCTCAAGAGATGTTTGTATATATTTCAGGTGTTTTTCATTTATAAGTAAAATTTATCTTTGcattttgtatatagaaaatatttgcttGGTAATATTTTAAAGGAGATTTAAATCAGTTTAACAATGTAAAAGTAACTATCATTTTTTGCAATTAATAATTTACAGGTTTCATAATGAACACTTTCTATTCcctttgcatgctcagtcactcagtcatctctgaatcCTTGCAGTCCCACAGACTAgaccaccaagcttctctgtccatcagattttaccagcaagaatactggagcaggttgccacctcctcctcaagggagtcttcccaacccagggatcaaacctgtgtctcctgcattggcaagctgattctttaccactgagccacctggaaaccccCTCTATTGTCTTCAGTAAATGTtaaaaggagaaggagaggaaggaaagagagtgaaggaagaaagaaaaaagaaagaaaaaaaaaagagagagaaagttttcaaaagaaatgaggaaagaaagaagaaaaagaccagaaagcaaagaagcttAAATAAATATACCTTTCTATAAATAAAACATCAATACCATTACCATTTCCCCCTGCAAATAAGTACTTACATTTCTTGTTCCACAAAAAGTTGTTCATTTATCCATATCCATTGTTTTCCTGGCGATGTAATATATAGTCCAAGCCAACTAGGTTGTCCAGATTTCAAACTCTTCTGTATGAACTCCTACAAGAGAAATAGTATATTCGTTCACTCATTCAAAAAAATTTGGGGATGTGAAGGCAATAGGTTTGTGACATCTGTCACCATATTGATCGCCAGTGTTGATTCAGGTGATCTGGCTGGCTAGGTGGGTGTCCCTTCCTCCCTAGCCACTCCGTGTGCATCCCTCTAGAAGCTGCAAGTTCCATCAGGGAGGACGACCATCCCAATAGAGGAGGACCAGTCTCCTGTCAAGAGTATACAAGTAGCTGTACTCCCCTGTTAGAACCTCCAAACAAGCtctcaaaaaaaaattgatgccttatatacagtaagggcttccctcatagctcagtctgtaaagaatctgcctgcaatgcagaagacatgggtttgatccctgggcttggaagaccctccggagaaggaaatggcaatccactccagtatgcttgcctggaaaatcccatggccagaggagcttggtgggctacagtccttggggctgcaagagttggacacgacttagtggctaaaccaaaCCATACAGTAAGGCACTGAGCCAGGCATTATGGAATGATAAATAACCATTGCTTTCAGAATAatagggcttaaaaaaaaaaaaacaatagtaatTGTAGGCCCCTGGGTGGCTAGAGGGAGCAGAGAGACCAGGGTGCCCTCTACTTCTGGGTGTCTTCCGAATTTGGCTCCAGCCTCTCCCAGAACCCCTTCCCAGTCACTCCAATAGGGCCTTTCCCTGACACCGGGCTGCTTATTGACCTATACCCAATGGCCAGTGAAGGTTTACAGGCTCAACAAGGACCAGCAGTGGGACAGCTGGGGCACCAGGCATGTCATCCAGCTACATAGAGTGGCTGAAGGGCGTGTCCCTGCTAGTTAGGGCTGGACAAaatgaggtccactggagaaggaggtggcaaaccacttcagtattcttgccttgagaactgcaTGAATAGTATGCTggttaaagaatgttcaaaagcaATGACTATGAACCACTCACACTTTGAATTGTACCTAGTGATTCACCCTTATACTTAAAAACTGTTCTTGACTCCTCACCAGCTCTTTTGAATTTTGAATCACAGGTAAATGTGCCTGTAGCTTTAAACAATCACGTTGACTTTCATTCCAAGTTTTAGAAACAGTTGAAAACCTGTAACATTTTCGTTGATTCAGTAGCCAGTCACTTGGGCACACATAATGATTTCCTGAAGGAAAATAGAGGGGAAAGCAATCAGTTAAACTACAGTCATTAGAGAAAGTGTGAATAGTATCAAGTGTAATTGAATGGAAAATAGATTTTTGCCAACTCATTTTTTTGTGATTAAAAGGTACCTCATCAGCAGCACGAGAATGAAATTAATGCAAAATCTGTATATTTCCTGGAATGGAGGCAGTGCTTGGGGCTATGGGCTGCAGAGAACAAAGCTTATGAATTCTGACCACATAATTAGGagatacaaatatataatataaattatttatatataaatattaatacagatacatttatataatatttatatgttaaattatttcatatttatttattaaataatattttatattaaaataatttatattaattaatattttatattatttatatatttaaatttataatatatatttaattttaattttttgtttttatttatttatttttttttactttacaatattgtattggttttgtcatacatcaacatgaattcaccacaggtgtacacgtgttcccaatcttgaacccctctcccacctccctccccataccatccctctgggtcatcccagtgcaccagccccaagcatcctgtgtcctgcatcaaacctagactgccgatttatttcttatatgatattatacatgtttcaatgccattcttccaaatcttcccaccctctgcctctcccacagagtccaaaagactgttctctacatctgtgtctcttttgttgtcttgcatacagggttatcattaccatctttctaaattccctatatatgcgttagtatactgtattggtgtttttctttctggcttacttcactctgtataatcagctccagtttcattcacctcattagaactgattcaaatgtattctttttaatggctgagtaatattccattgctttCCACAGCTTTCGTATAcaatcgcagcactgtttataatagctaggacatggaagcaacctagatgtgcatcagcagatgaatggataagaaagctgtggtgtaatatatatttaattttaaataattttaaataatatatttaaacttatatatattatatattaataaataataaaacatattattattaatttaaaataatattttaaataatatatttaaatttattatttatatactaacatataatattttatattattaataattactaATTTAAATTAACATAAATAATTACCACAAATAATATCTAT includes these proteins:
- the KLRF2 gene encoding killer cell lectin-like receptor subfamily F member 2 encodes the protein MENEDGYMMLKFKNRFESRKKSKDFILYLQCYCLMLVLGCIGILIFIMSVIGLNFWDREMDFLQKANITSLAGNHYVCPSDWLLNQRKCYRFSTVSKTWNESQRDCLKLQAHLPVIQNSKELEFIQKSLKSGQPSWLGLYITSPGKQWIWINEQLFVEQEIFSVIGPIDNMSCAVITRNQVYSEDCDSKFNGICQRDAV